A single genomic interval of Pelorhabdus rhamnosifermentans harbors:
- a CDS encoding ABC-F family ATP-binding cassette domain-containing protein: MSILIVENVTHGFGARKILEDASFRLLKGEHVGLVGANGEGKSTFLNIVTGQLTPDEGKVEWSRRVTVGYLDQHTALTPGKTIRDVLREAFQSMFDLETEMLALYDKMGDTSPEELEKMMEDVGEIQSILEQNGFYILDTKIEEVAGGLGLREIGLDKDVSDLSGGQRTKVLLTKLLLQNPSILILDEPTNYLDVEHITWLKRYLQNYENSFILVSHDISFLNEVVNVIYHVENTVLTRYTGNYEQFQALHAVRKVQEQKAYERQQQEVDKLEDFISRNKARISTTGRAKSRQKQLDKMELIEKPREKLKPTFGFREARTPSRIIIEATNLVLGYKTPLTKPVNIRLERGQKIAIRGVNGLGKSTLLKTLLGNIPAFSGNIEQGDFLFPGYFEQESSRDNHNTAIEEIWQEFPGLTNYEVRSALARCGLTNEHISSQMMVLSGGESAKVRLCKLMLKEFNWLVLDEPTNHLDVDAKDELKKALIDFKGTILLVSHEPEFYEDWVTDIWNVENWTTKIV; this comes from the coding sequence ATGAGTATTTTAATTGTTGAAAATGTTACGCATGGCTTTGGCGCTCGGAAAATTTTAGAAGATGCCTCTTTTCGCTTGTTAAAAGGCGAACATGTTGGCCTCGTCGGTGCCAATGGTGAAGGAAAATCCACTTTCTTGAATATTGTTACAGGGCAGTTAACGCCTGACGAAGGAAAAGTAGAATGGTCCCGTAGGGTGACGGTGGGTTACCTTGATCAGCATACAGCCCTCACACCAGGAAAGACCATTCGCGACGTCTTGCGCGAAGCATTTCAAAGTATGTTTGACCTTGAAACAGAAATGCTTGCTCTTTACGATAAAATGGGCGATACCTCGCCAGAGGAACTGGAAAAAATGATGGAAGACGTCGGCGAGATTCAGAGTATTTTAGAACAAAATGGTTTTTACATTCTTGATACGAAAATTGAAGAAGTTGCTGGCGGACTGGGTTTAAGAGAAATCGGACTTGATAAAGATGTCAGTGACCTAAGCGGCGGACAACGCACGAAAGTTCTCCTAACAAAACTTTTATTGCAAAATCCCAGTATTCTTATATTGGACGAGCCGACAAATTATCTTGATGTCGAACACATTACCTGGCTCAAGCGTTATCTGCAAAATTATGAAAATAGCTTTATTCTTGTGTCTCATGACATTTCTTTCCTAAATGAAGTAGTCAATGTCATCTATCATGTTGAAAATACCGTTTTAACCCGTTATACCGGCAATTATGAACAATTTCAAGCCCTTCATGCCGTAAGAAAAGTTCAGGAACAAAAGGCTTACGAACGCCAACAACAAGAAGTGGACAAACTCGAAGACTTCATTTCCCGTAATAAAGCTCGCATTTCTACGACAGGCCGCGCAAAAAGTCGCCAGAAACAATTAGATAAAATGGAACTTATTGAAAAACCCCGTGAAAAACTAAAACCAACCTTTGGTTTTAGAGAGGCCCGCACACCCTCACGCATCATTATCGAAGCAACCAACCTTGTGCTAGGTTATAAAACACCGCTCACTAAACCTGTCAACATTCGCCTGGAGCGCGGTCAAAAAATAGCCATTCGCGGTGTCAATGGTCTGGGTAAAAGTACGCTACTCAAAACTCTGCTTGGCAACATTCCCGCTTTTTCCGGTAACATTGAACAAGGAGATTTTCTGTTCCCAGGTTATTTCGAACAGGAATCAAGTCGCGATAACCATAACACAGCCATTGAAGAAATTTGGCAGGAGTTCCCAGGATTGACGAATTACGAAGTACGCTCCGCCCTCGCCCGCTGCGGCCTGACAAATGAGCATATTTCCAGTCAGATGATGGTGTTAAGCGGGGGTGAAAGTGCCAAAGTACGTTTATGTAAACTCATGCTAAAAGAATTCAATTGGCTTGTACTTGACGAACCAACAAATCATCTTGATGTAGATGCCAAAGATGAACTAAAAAAAGCTCTCATAGATTTTAAAGGAACTATTTTGCTTGTTTCTCATGAACCAGAATTTTATGAAGACTGGGTAACCGATATTTGGAATGTCGAAAACTGGACTACAAAAATTGTATAA
- a CDS encoding ABC-F family ATP-binding cassette domain-containing protein yields the protein MISTNNLSLRFGKRVLFEDVNIKFTPGNCYGLIGANGAGKSTFLKILSGEVESTSGEVCITPGERMAVLKQDHFEFDEYEVLKTVIMGHARLYEIMEQKDALYAKPDFSDADGLLVAELEGEFAEMNGWEAETEAAQLLNGLGISEELHNKQMADLTGQEKVRVLLAQALFGNPDILLLDEPTNHLDIASINWLENFLADFKNTVIVVSHDRHFLNQVCTHIADVDFNNITLYVGNYDFWQESSELALKLAKEANKKKEDKMKDLQTFIQRFSSNASKAKQATSRKKQLEKITLDDIKPSTRKYPYIDFKADREAGDQLLNVENLSLTIDGLPVFTDVSFMVTKGDKIAFVGPDEQAKTALFKVLMGELEPDSGEFKWGVTTSQAYFPKENSAYFESDENLVDWLRKFSRDPDETFIRGFLGRMLFSGEETQKSANVLSGGEKVRCMFAKMMLSGANVLLLDEPTNHLDLESITALNNGLINCKGTVLFASHDHQFVETIANRIIEVTSDGLFDRRMTYDEYLAEKDNKKS from the coding sequence ATGATTAGCACAAACAACCTGTCCTTGCGATTTGGCAAGCGCGTTCTATTTGAAGATGTCAACATTAAATTTACACCAGGAAATTGTTATGGGTTAATTGGTGCCAATGGTGCTGGAAAATCAACGTTCCTTAAGATTCTCTCTGGTGAGGTTGAATCCACTTCTGGTGAAGTATGCATCACGCCAGGTGAGCGGATGGCTGTTCTTAAGCAAGATCACTTCGAATTTGATGAATACGAAGTGCTCAAGACCGTCATTATGGGGCATGCCCGTTTATATGAAATTATGGAACAAAAAGATGCCTTATATGCTAAACCGGATTTTTCTGATGCGGATGGTTTGCTTGTAGCCGAGCTAGAAGGCGAATTTGCTGAAATGAACGGCTGGGAAGCTGAGACAGAAGCGGCTCAGCTGCTAAATGGTCTTGGTATTAGTGAAGAGTTGCATAATAAACAAATGGCTGACCTTACAGGACAGGAAAAAGTCCGTGTTCTGCTGGCACAAGCTTTGTTTGGTAATCCGGATATCCTTTTACTTGATGAGCCGACAAATCATTTGGATATTGCATCTATTAACTGGCTGGAGAACTTTTTAGCTGATTTTAAGAATACTGTCATTGTTGTTTCCCATGATAGACATTTTTTAAATCAAGTGTGTACGCATATTGCTGATGTTGATTTTAATAACATTACTCTTTATGTCGGCAATTACGACTTTTGGCAGGAATCCAGTGAATTGGCACTTAAATTAGCTAAAGAGGCCAATAAGAAAAAAGAAGATAAAATGAAAGATTTGCAAACTTTTATTCAACGGTTTAGTTCCAATGCATCGAAAGCTAAGCAGGCGACATCACGCAAAAAGCAGCTTGAAAAAATTACGCTCGACGATATTAAACCTTCTACGCGTAAGTATCCTTACATTGATTTTAAGGCGGATCGCGAAGCGGGCGATCAATTGCTCAATGTAGAGAATTTGAGCCTCACGATTGACGGACTTCCTGTTTTTACGGATGTCAGTTTTATGGTTACAAAAGGTGACAAGATTGCTTTCGTTGGTCCTGATGAACAGGCGAAAACAGCCCTTTTCAAAGTACTTATGGGCGAACTTGAACCAGATTCAGGCGAATTTAAGTGGGGTGTTACGACATCGCAAGCCTATTTTCCTAAAGAAAACTCAGCCTACTTTGAATCGGATGAAAATCTTGTAGATTGGTTACGTAAGTTTTCACGTGATCCTGATGAAACTTTTATTCGCGGTTTTCTCGGACGTATGCTCTTTTCTGGTGAAGAAACCCAAAAATCGGCCAATGTTTTATCAGGCGGTGAAAAGGTACGCTGTATGTTTGCCAAGATGATGTTGAGCGGTGCTAATGTGTTACTCTTGGATGAGCCAACGAATCATCTGGATTTGGAATCCATTACGGCCTTAAATAACGGGCTGATTAACTGCAAGGGTACGGTGTTATTTGCTTCCCACGACCATCAATTTGTTGAAACAATTGCCAACCGTATTATTGAAGTTACGTCTGACGGCTTGTTTGACCGTCGCATGACTTATGATGAATATCTTGCAGAAAAAGATAATAAAAAATCATAA
- a CDS encoding sodium:solute symporter family protein produces the protein MNGYVWVILLYALFLIMIGFFIRKYVKGVADFFVAGRKLGPALLFTTLIAPNIGAGSTVGNAGLGYKFGISAVWWIVASAIGTYILAFFVAPAIWRIAKEHNLYTLGDYLDYRYHKYFRGLISVLMAVGTIAIFAGQLMGIAWIMTAVAGTTKFVGVLIGAIVVVLYFGVGGLLSAAYVNIIEIVVKFCGFFLAVPFAFSFVGGWDGLHTLVAQNLGNIAQTEAYFRFDGMGFAMILGYLLMLTPSFFISPALIGKVYGARDVKTVRLATALCATVMLLFAIVPTLLGMIGFAAFPGLTERELALPMIMKECMPFWASAVALAAIFSAEVSAADAVLYMITTSFTQDIYKTFINPAISDKRLLSLSRVVTAAAGLIGALLALLLPDIITALSIFYSLMSVSLTAPLLFGLFSKRPSTTAAFASALSGIVLTGVLQFFNAGKGWGILNAQSTGIVLSILVMIVMMAWRPDKN, from the coding sequence ATGAATGGCTATGTCTGGGTTATCCTTCTTTACGCCCTGTTTTTAATTATGATTGGTTTCTTTATTCGAAAATACGTAAAAGGCGTGGCTGATTTTTTTGTGGCAGGTCGCAAGCTTGGACCTGCTTTGCTTTTTACGACCCTCATTGCGCCGAATATTGGCGCAGGTTCAACTGTGGGAAATGCTGGACTGGGTTATAAATTTGGTATTTCAGCAGTGTGGTGGATTGTCGCTTCAGCAATTGGTACGTATATTTTAGCCTTTTTTGTAGCTCCAGCCATTTGGCGCATTGCCAAAGAACATAACTTATATACTTTAGGCGATTATCTGGATTATCGCTATCATAAATATTTTCGAGGTCTTATTTCTGTTTTGATGGCAGTAGGGACGATTGCCATTTTTGCCGGTCAATTAATGGGCATTGCTTGGATTATGACGGCTGTTGCAGGTACAACAAAGTTTGTTGGCGTCCTTATTGGCGCCATTGTTGTTGTACTCTATTTTGGTGTAGGCGGCTTACTTTCTGCGGCTTATGTAAATATTATTGAAATCGTTGTGAAGTTTTGCGGCTTTTTTCTTGCCGTGCCTTTTGCCTTTTCTTTTGTCGGCGGATGGGATGGACTGCATACCCTAGTGGCACAGAATCTGGGGAATATCGCTCAGACTGAGGCGTATTTTCGCTTTGATGGTATGGGATTTGCGATGATTCTCGGCTATTTATTAATGTTAACGCCCTCATTTTTTATTTCACCCGCCCTGATAGGTAAGGTCTATGGCGCGCGTGACGTGAAAACTGTTCGATTGGCAACAGCTTTGTGTGCTACAGTGATGTTGCTTTTTGCTATTGTACCGACGCTGCTTGGTATGATTGGCTTCGCCGCTTTTCCAGGTCTTACAGAACGAGAATTGGCGCTGCCCATGATTATGAAGGAATGTATGCCTTTTTGGGCGTCTGCTGTGGCGCTTGCGGCAATTTTTTCAGCCGAAGTCAGTGCTGCAGATGCTGTACTCTATATGATTACGACGTCGTTTACACAAGATATTTATAAAACCTTTATTAATCCGGCGATCTCTGATAAACGTCTGTTGTCCCTCAGTCGCGTTGTTACAGCGGCGGCAGGACTGATTGGTGCACTGTTAGCCTTGTTACTTCCTGATATTATCACAGCACTATCTATTTTTTACTCTCTCATGTCTGTCTCACTCACGGCGCCACTATTGTTTGGCTTATTTTCCAAGCGACCTTCTACAACGGCTGCTTTTGCATCGGCTTTATCAGGGATTGTTTTAACAGGTGTTTTACAATTTTTTAATGCTGGCAAGGGTTGGGGAATTTTAAATGCCCAATCGACAGGCATTGTTTTATCCATTCTTGTGATGATTGTCATGATGGCCTGGCGGCCAGATAAAAATTGA
- a CDS encoding beta-ketoacyl-ACP synthase III, with protein sequence MIQAVIQGTGSYLPEKRLTNADLEKLVETTDEWILERTGIAERPMAAEEQATSDLAYLAAQQALASAGVTPEEIDLIIVATVSGDFPFPSVACLLQQRLGCTKAGAFDVSATCVGFITAAQIAEQYIKAGKHQHVLVVGAETLSRITDYTDRTTCIIFSDGAGAAVLSAQEQLNDDIHGIIGSDIGANGEHFDLLYVPGGGSRYPDTTKPENKPKIVMNGNKIFKLAVHAMTDSVRKLLEQTGYNAEQIKWVVPHQANKRIIDAVARNLKVPDEKLIVTVKEFANNSSATIPIALDTAVKAGRIQRGDLVLMTSFGGGLVWGSLLVRY encoded by the coding sequence ATGATTCAAGCTGTGATTCAAGGAACAGGAAGCTATCTTCCAGAAAAAAGGTTAACAAATGCTGATTTGGAAAAACTCGTGGAGACGACGGATGAATGGATTTTAGAGCGAACAGGTATTGCAGAGCGGCCCATGGCAGCAGAAGAACAGGCCACATCTGACTTGGCTTATTTGGCGGCGCAGCAGGCTCTTGCTAGTGCAGGCGTTACACCGGAAGAAATTGACCTTATCATCGTGGCAACAGTGAGCGGTGATTTTCCCTTTCCTTCTGTGGCCTGCTTATTGCAGCAGCGTTTGGGCTGTACCAAAGCCGGAGCTTTTGATGTCAGTGCAACCTGTGTAGGCTTTATTACAGCCGCACAAATTGCAGAGCAGTATATTAAGGCTGGCAAGCATCAGCATGTTCTTGTCGTTGGAGCCGAAACGCTTTCTCGCATTACGGATTATACCGATCGGACCACTTGTATTATTTTTTCTGATGGAGCGGGTGCTGCTGTATTATCAGCACAAGAGCAGTTAAATGACGACATTCACGGGATTATTGGTTCCGATATTGGAGCTAATGGTGAACATTTTGACCTCCTTTATGTTCCTGGCGGTGGCAGTCGTTATCCTGATACAACAAAACCGGAAAATAAACCGAAAATTGTTATGAATGGCAATAAGATCTTTAAATTGGCTGTTCACGCTATGACAGATAGTGTACGCAAACTTCTTGAGCAGACGGGATATAATGCCGAGCAAATCAAGTGGGTTGTACCCCATCAGGCGAATAAACGGATTATTGACGCTGTGGCGCGGAACCTGAAAGTGCCTGATGAAAAACTGATTGTTACTGTGAAAGAGTTTGCCAATAATTCTTCAGCAACCATTCCTATCGCTCTGGATACGGCTGTCAAAGCGGGGAGAATTCAGCGCGGTGATCTCGTATTGATGACCTCTTTTGGCGGTGGTCTTGTGTGGGGTTCTTTGCTTGTAAGGTACTAG
- a CDS encoding metallophosphoesterase — MASDVVHSAPTFFFILLLLLPLGVTWVNDILCRRHFPEHFGMFRFVFWLFSLSSTGLLLYSRLFRSVGSEWSETFHFFVNLSYVWAIGQIFLLLLLILSFLMSFLIGKCQRLLSSPSSEAKTGLSRRNFFKITAGALPVVAFGLSAEGVYQESQELTLARYNVPFPNLPESLHHFKIAQISDAHLGPFFMLDKLDEAFGLVRQEKPQLLVITGDLIDDLGYLEKMMIKLEALSEFIPYGIYFCWGNHEYFRNKPRIAAAFKDSAVTLLDNSSQLLFSGKRPVYLLGVDYPWSKNKGEQQQVIQAALARARENVPKEAFSILLAHHPDFLTEAFQARIPLTLSGHTHGGQVALFGHSLLPVQYKYMRGMYQEQGCYGYVSTGAGQWLPFRLGCPAEVVFFTLLPA; from the coding sequence ATGGCAAGCGATGTTGTTCATAGTGCGCCGACGTTTTTCTTTATTCTTCTCTTGTTGTTACCACTCGGTGTGACTTGGGTGAATGATATTCTTTGTCGTCGTCATTTTCCCGAGCATTTTGGCATGTTCCGTTTTGTTTTTTGGCTTTTCTCGCTGAGTAGTACGGGGCTGTTGTTATATAGTCGGCTGTTTCGGTCAGTCGGTAGTGAGTGGTCAGAAACTTTTCACTTTTTTGTTAATCTATCCTATGTCTGGGCGATTGGACAAATCTTTTTGCTGCTACTACTTATCCTGTCGTTTTTAATGTCATTTCTAATTGGAAAGTGCCAGCGACTTCTTTCGTCCCCGAGCAGTGAGGCTAAGACAGGTTTATCACGTCGAAATTTTTTTAAAATAACGGCAGGAGCCTTGCCTGTTGTTGCTTTTGGATTGAGTGCTGAAGGGGTTTATCAGGAAAGTCAGGAACTTACCTTGGCTCGTTATAATGTGCCTTTTCCTAACTTGCCTGAGTCGCTTCACCATTTTAAGATTGCCCAAATTAGTGACGCCCATCTGGGGCCGTTTTTCATGCTGGATAAGCTTGATGAAGCCTTTGGGCTTGTTCGTCAAGAAAAACCACAGCTATTAGTCATTACAGGGGATCTTATTGATGATCTAGGCTATCTTGAAAAAATGATGATCAAACTGGAGGCTTTGAGCGAATTTATTCCCTATGGTATTTACTTTTGTTGGGGGAATCATGAATATTTTCGTAATAAGCCACGCATTGCAGCAGCTTTTAAAGATAGTGCAGTGACACTCCTTGATAATAGCAGTCAACTGCTTTTTTCAGGGAAGCGGCCCGTCTATTTACTTGGCGTGGATTATCCTTGGAGTAAAAATAAAGGAGAACAGCAGCAAGTCATTCAGGCTGCTTTAGCCCGCGCGAGAGAAAATGTGCCTAAAGAGGCTTTTAGCATTTTGCTTGCCCATCATCCCGATTTTCTTACTGAAGCTTTTCAGGCGCGTATCCCGCTGACCTTATCAGGTCATACTCATGGCGGGCAGGTTGCTTTGTTTGGACATTCTTTACTTCCCGTTCAGTATAAATATATGCGCGGCATGTATCAGGAACAGGGCTGTTATGGTTATGTCAGCACAGGCGCTGGTCAGTGGTTGCCTTTTCGACTAGGTTGCCCAGCAGAAGTTGTTTTTTTTACCTTGCTACCTGCCTAA
- a CDS encoding glutamine--tRNA ligase/YqeY domain fusion protein encodes MTNNPALSTNFIQSIITDDLKNNGNASSVHTRFPPEPNGYLHIGHAKSICLNFGLARDNQGLCNLRFDDTNPSKEDVEYVDSIQEDVHWLGFDWDDRKFYASNYFDKLFDCAVTLIKKGKAYVCDLSADEMRQYRGTLTEPGKDSPYRNRSIEENLDLFARMKAGEFADGSRVLRAKIDMSSSNLNLRDPAIYRILHAHHHRTGDKWCIYPMYDFAHPLSDAFEGITHSICTLEFEDHRPLYDWLIETLATECRPRQIEFARLNLTHTVMSKRKLRQLVEENLVSGWDDPRMPTISGLRRRGYTPESIRDFCERIGVAKSNSLVDVGMLEHCVREDLNSKAARAMAVLRPLKVVIDNYPEGQIEQLAAENNPENPEMGTRTIPFAKVIYIDQEDFREEPPKKFFRLAPGREVRLKYAYIIQCVEVIKDEATGEIVELHCTYDPDSKSGGATAGRKVKGTLHWVADAGAVAAEVRLYDYLLNDENAADEDDFKAGLNPHSLECLTNCIVEPSLANAELGSRYQFLRQGYFCVDTVDSKPGKLVFNRIVSLRDTWAKLQKA; translated from the coding sequence ATGACAAACAATCCTGCTTTATCAACCAATTTCATCCAAAGTATTATTACGGACGATTTAAAAAATAATGGAAATGCAAGTTCTGTTCATACGCGGTTTCCGCCTGAACCGAACGGCTATTTACATATTGGTCATGCGAAATCAATTTGTCTAAATTTTGGTTTGGCACGGGACAATCAGGGTTTGTGTAATCTGCGTTTTGATGATACTAATCCAAGTAAGGAAGATGTGGAATATGTTGATTCCATTCAGGAGGATGTTCATTGGCTTGGATTTGATTGGGACGATCGCAAATTTTATGCTTCCAATTACTTTGATAAATTATTTGATTGTGCAGTAACGCTGATTAAAAAGGGCAAAGCCTACGTCTGTGATTTATCAGCCGATGAAATGCGTCAGTATCGCGGGACTTTAACGGAGCCTGGTAAGGATAGTCCCTATCGTAATCGCAGTATTGAGGAAAATCTTGATCTTTTTGCACGTATGAAGGCCGGAGAGTTTGCTGATGGTTCACGTGTACTTAGGGCTAAGATTGATATGTCGTCATCAAATCTGAATTTGCGCGATCCCGCCATTTATCGGATTTTGCATGCCCATCATCATCGTACAGGAGATAAATGGTGTATTTATCCAATGTACGATTTTGCTCATCCCCTCTCTGATGCTTTTGAAGGGATTACGCATTCCATTTGTACGCTGGAATTTGAAGATCACCGTCCGCTTTACGACTGGCTTATTGAGACGCTTGCCACGGAGTGCCGCCCCAGACAGATTGAATTTGCCAGACTAAATCTGACGCATACCGTCATGAGCAAGCGCAAATTGCGGCAACTTGTGGAAGAAAATCTTGTAAGCGGTTGGGATGATCCCCGCATGCCTACTATTTCCGGTCTCAGAAGGCGTGGTTATACACCTGAATCCATTCGCGATTTTTGTGAACGCATTGGAGTTGCCAAAAGCAATAGCTTAGTAGATGTGGGCATGTTGGAACATTGCGTTCGCGAAGATTTGAACAGCAAGGCGGCACGGGCCATGGCTGTGCTTAGACCGCTCAAGGTAGTGATTGACAATTATCCGGAAGGTCAGATTGAACAGCTTGCCGCGGAAAATAATCCGGAAAATCCTGAGATGGGGACACGGACTATTCCATTTGCTAAAGTCATTTATATTGATCAAGAAGATTTTCGGGAAGAGCCGCCAAAAAAATTCTTCCGTTTAGCACCAGGCAGGGAAGTACGTTTAAAATATGCCTATATTATTCAATGTGTAGAGGTTATTAAAGACGAAGCAACAGGTGAAATTGTCGAACTTCATTGTACTTATGACCCGGATAGCAAAAGCGGTGGGGCGACAGCAGGTCGCAAAGTAAAAGGCACACTTCACTGGGTTGCAGACGCAGGGGCAGTAGCAGCGGAAGTTCGCTTATATGATTATTTGTTGAATGACGAAAATGCTGCCGATGAGGACGACTTTAAGGCTGGGCTCAATCCTCATTCACTGGAATGTCTTACGAACTGCATTGTGGAGCCGAGTCTAGCGAATGCCGAACTGGGCAGCCGTTATCAATTTTTGCGTCAAGGATATTTTTGTGTGGATACGGTAGATTCTAAGCCAGGTAAGCTTGTATTTAATCGCATTGTGTCGCTGCGCGATACGTGGGCCAAGCTGCAGAAAGCTTAA
- a CDS encoding VOC family protein, producing the protein MKLKRVDTTISTDKLQESKEFYIKHFDFKLVYESDWYIELVAAKLPSVGISFTLPEREEGMYFNGQGLVLSFEVEDVDAECERLEKEGLPIYQKIQDKPWGERSFVVDDPNGVHLYIYTVIPPTPEYKAIYDSFKQY; encoded by the coding sequence ATGAAATTGAAGCGTGTAGATACGACGATCAGTACGGATAAGTTGCAAGAGTCGAAGGAATTTTATATTAAGCACTTTGACTTTAAGTTAGTTTATGAAAGTGATTGGTATATTGAATTAGTGGCGGCTAAGTTGCCATCCGTTGGCATTAGCTTTACTTTGCCGGAACGCGAAGAAGGCATGTATTTTAATGGTCAGGGTCTTGTTCTGTCTTTTGAAGTGGAAGACGTGGATGCTGAATGTGAGCGTTTGGAAAAGGAGGGACTTCCCATTTATCAAAAGATACAAGATAAGCCATGGGGAGAAAGAAGCTTTGTGGTCGATGATCCCAATGGTGTTCATCTTTATATCTATACAGTCATTCCGCCGACACCCGAATATAAGGCAATTTATGATTCTTTTAAACAATATTAA